The Acanthochromis polyacanthus isolate Apoly-LR-REF ecotype Palm Island chromosome 17, KAUST_Apoly_ChrSc, whole genome shotgun sequence genome has a window encoding:
- the igsf5a gene encoding immunoglobulin superfamily member 5, giving the protein MPVSWKSWASLLHISLLLCATGVVSEEVQLEPLNSTVLEGSEVRFNATVVGTWQIMTWTVQEFLVLTLSKTGDITPSSEQFSARFCSSDNSCVEFTIHNVTRSQSGSVTCTVQGNFGPKTAQLYVQESGAVSIVGGNMTVNQDQQVEFQCVTTAWFPVPTVSWTRNGAAVNSSLYNTTSVADGDSFNSTSILQFQAVSDTTVTCLATVPTLPNPQSSSVFLQVVPKPPDWTVLIAVVVSFGSAGLLAFLIIGIILCYKRRKEQKPNYQDDMRRVRSQSQLSGVNAASRKRGEDNTAYVPEDQTSVAPSDVIDRGFFQMPDIVNITHTGTGSSSTDNIVDESGFKKHRHVTIV; this is encoded by the exons ATGCCCGTTTCCTGGAAGTCATGGGCTAGCCTCCTCCACATCAGTCTGTTACTGTGTGCAACTGGAG TGGTGTCAGAAGAGGTCCAGCTGGAGCCGCTGAATTCAACAGTGCTGGAAGGTTCTGAAGTCCGATTCAACGCCACGGTGGTGGGAACATGGCAGATCATGACATGGACTGTTCAAGAGTTCCTGGTCCTCACTCTCTCTAAAACAGGTGATATAACCCCATCATCAGAGCAGTTTTCTGCCAGATTCTGCTCCAGTGACAACAGCTGTGTGGAGTTCACCATCCATAATGTGACCCGAAGTCAATCCGGGTCGGTCACCTGCACTGTGCAAGGAAACTTCGGACCAAAGACAGCACAGCTTTATGTACaag AGAGTGGTGCAGTCAGCATTGTGGGAGGAAACATGACAGTGAATCAGGACCAGCAGGTGGAGTTTCAGTGTGTAACAACTGCCTGGTTTCCTGTTCCCACTGTCAGCTGGACACGAAATGGTGCAGCTGTGAACAGCAGCTTGTACAACACTACCAGCGTGGCTGATGGGGATTCCTTCAACTCCACCAGCATCCTGCAGTTCCAGGCAGTCAGCGACACAACGGTCACATGTCTGGCAACTGTGCCGACACTTCCAAACCCACAATCCAGCTCTGTCTTCTTACAAGTTG TTCCCAAACCCCCTGACTGGACTGTGCTGATAGCTGTGGTCGTGTCCTTTGGAAGTGCTGGTCTTCTGGCTTTTCTCATCATCGGAATCATCTTGTGCTACAAACGCAGGAAAGAACAAA AACCCAACTACCAAGATGacatgag GAGAGTGAGGTCACAGAGCCAGCTGAGTGGCGTCAATGCAGCTTCACGGAAACGGGGAGAAGATAACACAGCATATGTACCAGAGGATCAGACAA GTGTTGCTCCCAGTGACGTCATTGACAGGGGCTTTTTTCAG ATGCCAGATATTGTGAACATCACCCACACAGGgactggcagcagcagcaccgaCAACATTGTCGATGAATCCGGCTTCAAGAAACACAGACATGTCACCATTGTGTGA